The Deltaproteobacteria bacterium genomic interval CGAAAACGGACTCCGCGAAGCCTTTGCGGCGCGTTATGCAGGAGCTGCCGAGGGGCTTGCCGGGTTCTATCAGATAGTCGGTCGGGTGGAGGAGCAAGCGAACGTGTACGCTGAGGCTGGGCGTACTGAATCTCGTCGCGATTGGCGGGTACGCTATTTACGCGAGGCCGGCGTGATCTATGCGCGGGCGGGGATGCGAGAAGAAGCAGAGCCTTTGTTACGGCACGTGATCACGATCACTCCGCGTGATCCTCTGCCGTACCGTATTCTTGCCACTGAGGTGTTCGCAGCGAAAGGCGACTTGGGTGCAGCGCGTCAGATTATCGACCTCGGCATTGCCAACGGCATTGATGCCATTCCGTTGTTGCTGTCGTTTGCCGATGCAGCACAGAGAGTTGGAAACTGGGAGCAGGCGAAATCGACTTTGCAGGCGGTGATCTCTCGCCAGAACTCTTCGTTCGATGCCCACTTTCGCTTAGGCAAGCTGTACGTGCAGGAGAAAAATTATGCAGATGCCGTTGTCAGTTTGCAGCGCGCGGCGGCGCTGCGTCCTGATTTCATCGCGGTATCCACCTTGCTCGGACAGGCGGAGAAGGCCCAGGAGAGAAAAAAGGCAAAAAACTAAATACAAAAGACAGAACTGGAGCAAACTCCTCCGCTGGTGATCGTTAAGGGGAGGAGTAACTGATTTTCCTATCCCAACCTTCTTCTTAGCGCTGAGTAACAAGGTGTAAAACACGCAGGAAGGCCTCAACCATTTTTTCCAGGTTGACCTCTTCCGCAACTATCCGATAGGCCTCGGCTCCCATGTGGCGGAGGCGTGCAACGTTCGAGAGCGCGTCTGCCAATGCTGATTGGAGTGCCTGCTGATCGCCGGGTGTTACCAACCAACCGCTCTCGGGACGTACCAGGTTCGATTGAGTGCCATCACCATCAGCGACAATAACTGGAAGTGTATGCGCCATTGCTTGTTGGATTGCTAATCCTCCTGTTCCTGGAAGAACGAACAGATCGGCTGCTGCAAAATAGGGTCTAGGCGCCTCACCGCTACGAGCTCCGACAAATGCAGCTTTGGGATAGATAGCCTGGGCGTGTGCTTCCATAGTCGCCCGATCTGGGCCATCACCAACAATCGTCAAGGAGGGCTGGAGGTTTGTTGGCAATGCGGCACATGCATCTAAGAGCAGATCGATACGTTTTCGTGCCTGCAAGCGACCAACAAACAAGACATGTGGTGGACCTGAGACGACGACTGGACGTTCCATGGGGGGGACAGGTCGGGGAGCGACTGCGTTTGGTGCAACGACAACCCGGTCGGCAGGAAATCCCAGGGCACAATACTGCTCAGCGCCGCTTTTGCTATAGCAAATCATCGCGTCAAAGCGCTGGAGAAAGCCTGACCATCTTCGTAATCGCCACGTGTTAAGGAATTTTCGCCAACGCGATCCGCTAACTGACATAACTCCCAGTCCCCACCCGATAACTGGCTTTTGGCGACGTTGCATCCAACCCAAAGCTGCACGCGTGCTAACGTAGCGCGGGTTTGCCTCGACAATCAGTGCATCTGGCTGCCATGTTTCAAGCCAGGGGAGCACGCCCGCTTGCCAGCACGAATACAAAGAAGACGAAGGAGAAAAAAATGATGATTGTGGGCAGGTGCGTGTTGTGCAGTGCCAAGCCGTGTTGCGGTTTCAATGAATTCTGCTGCCACTGGTTGTCCAGCAAATACACTCAGGCCGTTCGTACAGGTTGCGGCGAGCGCATCAAAAAAAGGTGCCCGATACGTCGGTAGCACTCGTTGTTGCAGACCAACACGGCCTGGATAGTGGTTGCGCATATCTTTATCACCCCCAAGAGCGAGACTCTCTACTCGTAGCCATATATCGTCCGTTCTCTGATTTTCTTGATACCCAAAGGCGACCGTCCCCATTAAAGAAATTTTCCTTTCTGCCGAGACTCTTCTGCGTGGGAGTTACCTGTTGGGGAACGTGGAAATCGCCTCCGCCTGTTACTGCCGTAGCCCATAACGGTCCAGTTCTGAATGCGGTTCGAGAGTTGTTGCCCGAGAAGAACACTGAATAGTAGGGACATGAGAAGAGACCGAATTTCACTACCCACGTGACAGGGCATGGCCTCCACCATTTTTCGTGACGTAGACAAACGCCTGACCGGAGAAACAAAGCTCAACAACTGCATGGAAACAGCTGCATCACATACAGGGGCTGCCGTTGAAGCCTCGACACCAAAGCCGTGGTCTGGGTTTGGAAGTCAGGTCGCGGTGACGTTAACGACGAATCTCTTCTTAAGCGGGCTTGGCCTGTGTTCAGGCGTATTGACTGCACGCTATCTTGGTCCCACCGGGCGAGGAGAATTGGAAGTTATTCTCCTGTGGGGAGCCTTTGTTGCGACAGTAGCATTACTCGGCCTTGGCGATGCGGCGATCTACTTTACTAGCCGCGAGCCACGACGAGCAGGGCATTACTGGATCGCTGGCCTGTGTTGTGCCCTCGTATGTGGTTTGCCGGTGCTGCTGCTCAGTAACTGGATCGTCCTGTTTATGTTACAGGGGCAGAGTGCCACGGTCACGGCAACCATGCTGTGGTTTCCGGTCAGCTTTTTCTTTCTATTTACGGTGATCTCTCTTTCTCTTGGTGTCCTGCGTGGTCTGGGGGACTTCATCTCCTGGAATAAATTGCGCATGCTGCCCCAAGTCGGATGGGTTGTTGCAGTAGTCACTCTGTGTTTTCTACACAAGAGCTCACCGACACTGCTGGCGATTGGGTTTCTGGCTACCTATGCCGTGGCCACTGTTGTGGTGGTCATCCACGTCGTGCGGCGACTGCCGTTCTCAACTGCTCGTGATGGGCGCGTATGGGTGCAGATGTTGCAATATGGTTTACCGTCGGTGACGAGCGGTATGCCTACCCACCTCTTACAAAGTGGCCGCCTTGTTCAGTTGTTTATTGCCTTTTTTCTCGATCCTGCGGCATTGGGACTGCTTGCGGTTGGGGTTGCCTTGGGAGATGTCATGCGCGTGATTCCAGGTGCGATAGCCGCTGTTGTGTTTCCCAGGGTGGCTGGTGCCCACGGTGATCAGCAACTCCATGAACTCACCCGTGGAACCCGTGTGACAGTGGTCCTTACCAGTCTGTGCGTGTTGGGG includes:
- a CDS encoding tetratricopeptide repeat protein produces the protein MGERIKELEIALWLEPLNPETRDAYDVALIENGDPVASAREVQRSVFFAPVLDEHFYLTAKAIPSLDLQEVQAIENGLREAFAARYAGAAEGLAGFYQIVGRVEEQANVYAEAGRTESRRDWRVRYLREAGVIYARAGMREEAEPLLRHVITITPRDPLPYRILATEVFAAKGDLGAARQIIDLGIANGIDAIPLLLSFADAAQRVGNWEQAKSTLQAVISRQNSSFDAHFRLGKLYVQEKNYADAVVSLQRAAALRPDFIAVSTLLGQAEKAQERKKAKN
- a CDS encoding glycosyltransferase family 4 protein, whose product is MYSCWQAGVLPWLETWQPDALIVEANPRYVSTRAALGWMQRRQKPVIGWGLGVMSVSGSRWRKFLNTWRLRRWSGFLQRFDAMICYSKSGAEQYCALGFPADRVVVAPNAVAPRPVPPMERPVVVSGPPHVLFVGRLQARKRIDLLLDACAALPTNLQPSLTIVGDGPDRATMEAHAQAIYPKAAFVGARSGEAPRPYFAAADLFVLPGTGGLAIQQAMAHTLPVIVADGDGTQSNLVRPESGWLVTPGDQQALQSALADALSNVARLRHMGAEAYRIVAEEVNLEKMVEAFLRVLHLVTQR